The following proteins are co-located in the Hydrogenophaga sp. RAC07 genome:
- a CDS encoding sulfite exporter TauE/SafE family protein has protein sequence MQTSMAITALFMGVVGGPHCVAMCGAACAGISRAAGARSTQALWTFQLSRMVGYALFGAFAAGSVQGLAWLGTNTTAIRPVWTSFHVAALLLGVVLIWRARQPAWIETLGQNIWRKARPVLTSMGQRAPVVLGVAWALMPCGLLYSALLVASLSANALEGAAIMALFSIGTSISLTAAPWLLLRLNGARSGSWGIRLAGLALAATSGWALWMGITQPTGLWCL, from the coding sequence ATGCAGACCTCGATGGCGATCACGGCCTTGTTCATGGGCGTGGTGGGTGGTCCCCACTGCGTGGCCATGTGCGGTGCCGCGTGCGCCGGCATCAGCCGCGCTGCGGGTGCGCGCAGCACCCAGGCCTTGTGGACCTTCCAGCTCAGCCGCATGGTCGGCTACGCTTTGTTCGGTGCGTTTGCCGCAGGCTCGGTGCAAGGGCTGGCCTGGCTGGGCACCAACACCACGGCGATCCGCCCGGTGTGGACCTCGTTCCACGTGGCCGCATTGTTGCTGGGTGTGGTGCTGATCTGGCGCGCACGCCAGCCCGCCTGGATCGAGACCCTGGGTCAGAACATCTGGCGCAAGGCGCGCCCGGTGCTGACCTCCATGGGTCAGCGCGCGCCGGTGGTGCTGGGCGTGGCATGGGCGCTCATGCCTTGCGGTTTGCTCTATTCGGCTCTGCTGGTGGCGTCACTCTCGGCCAACGCGCTGGAGGGCGCGGCGATCATGGCGCTGTTCTCCATCGGCACATCGATCTCCTTGACCGCCGCGCCCTGGCTGCTGCTGCGCCTGAACGGCGCGCGCTCCGGCTCCTGGGGCATTCGTCTGGCCGGCCTGGCGTTGGCCGCCACGTCCGGCTGGGCCTTGTGGATGGGCATCACACAGCCCACCGGTCTCTGGTGCCTTTGA
- a CDS encoding DMT family transporter, whose protein sequence is MIQPTFEPADLVNPIPPLNRWWAYACLALSMSLVGSYVALSKPLVLVFPIFLLAWLRFGIGGLAMLRWLKKPPGEPPITPHTRGLLFLESFLGNFLFSICMLFGVSMTTAVAAGVVMSSIPAVVAVLSWIFLRERIGWRSAAGIACAALGIGLFSLQKVDTGVAVDSSGPLGISRALLGNLLVFAAVVCEASYVVIGKRLTEGLGPKRISAIINLWGFALVTPFGLWAAWSFDFGTVSLPIWTLLVFYALAASVWTVWLWMTGLKTVPASQAGVFTVMLPVSAAAIGVLFMGERLTSLQVVAFGIALLGLVLATLPQRRPAQA, encoded by the coding sequence ATGATCCAGCCCACTTTCGAACCGGCCGATCTTGTGAATCCCATCCCTCCCCTGAACCGCTGGTGGGCTTATGCCTGCCTCGCATTGAGCATGTCCCTTGTAGGCAGCTACGTGGCCCTGTCCAAGCCGCTGGTGCTCGTGTTTCCCATCTTCCTGCTGGCCTGGTTGCGCTTCGGCATTGGTGGGCTGGCCATGTTGCGCTGGCTCAAGAAGCCGCCGGGCGAACCGCCGATCACGCCGCACACCCGCGGGTTGCTGTTCCTCGAATCCTTCCTGGGCAACTTCCTGTTCTCCATCTGCATGCTGTTTGGCGTGAGCATGACCACGGCGGTGGCGGCCGGCGTGGTCATGTCGTCGATTCCGGCGGTGGTGGCCGTGCTGAGCTGGATCTTTTTGCGCGAACGCATCGGCTGGCGCAGCGCGGCCGGCATCGCGTGTGCGGCGCTCGGCATCGGCCTGTTTTCGCTGCAGAAGGTCGACACCGGCGTGGCGGTGGACAGCAGTGGTCCGCTGGGCATCAGCCGCGCGCTGCTGGGCAATCTGCTGGTGTTCGCGGCGGTGGTGTGCGAGGCCTCCTACGTGGTGATCGGCAAGCGCCTCACCGAAGGCCTTGGACCCAAACGCATCTCGGCCATCATCAATCTGTGGGGCTTTGCGCTGGTCACGCCGTTCGGGCTGTGGGCCGCATGGTCGTTCGATTTCGGCACGGTGAGCTTGCCGATCTGGACGCTGCTGGTGTTCTACGCGCTGGCGGCCAGTGTGTGGACCGTGTGGCTGTGGATGACCGGTTTGAAGACGGTCCCGGCCTCCCAGGCCGGGGTGTTCACGGTGATGCTGCCGGTGAGCGCGGCGGCCATCGGTGTGCTGTTCATGGGCGAGCGCCTGACAAGCTTGCAGGTGGTTGCTTTCGGCATCGCGCTGCTCGGGCTCGTGCTGGCCACCCTGCCCCAGCGTCGCCCCGCTCAAGCCTGA